A window of Eucalyptus grandis isolate ANBG69807.140 chromosome 4, ASM1654582v1, whole genome shotgun sequence genomic DNA:
GCTAGTACAttgatcctttatttatttttcaatttaccatgttttttatggttttttttccttggttacCTGTGCATTGAGCttatcaacaaaatatcaattttaattgGAGTTACTTACTAGCATTTTTAATCTCACTTGATCGCGACAAAGATTTTATTTAAACCTGTGTAAAAGAGGCTATTCCCTCTacataatttattatattctgATCAGAAATTGGGAGGCAACCGCAAGTGGGAGCTGACGCAAGAACTTACAGGTTGAGAAAAGTTAGAGCATAAAACCTTTgttaattttgaactttttgtctTCTGAAATGACAAAGTGGACGGTGTTTGACTTGTGAGATTTACTAATTTGAGTTTGATTGGCCatcaaaaaagaattttactaattaataaTTAGGGAGGTGCTTTACTCATTAAGGACCACATGCTTCAATGGATCTTGCACAACAACGATCTTATCCCATGACTTTACTTTAAGTGGGGTCGTCTCCCCCCTTTATGTAGTTTTTAGACCCTAACCTTTGTTGTGTCGGAAGAAaacaatttcatttattaaatcaaatcatTAAAGAAGACGCACTTAGTATATACACATATTAATTAGTCAGCCACTCAACAatatttttgatgaaaaatttaaaagattaagCAAGAGCACGCGAAGAGAATACTGTCATGTGACCAAATCAGTATGTGCAATTTCTTAAGTTTCTAGAAGAAAGTCTCAAATCTGGTTATTAATTGACCTTATGTGTATAATGAGGTGTCAAATTATCTCACATtgattatttataatattttatactCTTTGtatactttatatatatatagatagagagagagagagagagagttggacATATTAAGTTTTTCAATAATCATCACAGGTACTACCAATCTataaataacatatcatttcttaagaaattttcatgaaaagatCATTGAATGCCattaaaaatcaacaaaagacattaaaacaaacaaataattaaGCAAACAACCTTCTCTAGCTTTCGTGGGAAGTTTGTTCTTGCTCTTAATTATTTGAATGAGGTCCGTGTCAACATTCTCACATGATGCTTAACAAATTTATCTAGACATGATTCTATTGGTTTAAGTTACCAAGTCTCATTTGAATTACTTATCGAggtatttttggaattttccacACACGTATCAGCTTTTCTATTGctttaccaaattttattagTTTGGCTAATCAATGTTTCAATTTACGAACTCTTTTATGAAACTATCACTTTCCTTGATTTTGGAGTCGTTAAGTAGAGCTTAAAATGGCAGCATAAGTGCTTCGTGCTGAGTTGAAAACTTTGTAACACGATGCTTCTACAAGATTGACCCTTCTTACTCGATATCGTGGCTCCATCGCCGTATATGTTTATGCAATGATCTGATCATTTTCATTTACAATTttccatattattttttttatctgttATCTAACTTATAATATGATAATGGTCCTAAGAAAAGGAACATTTGAAATGAGAAATGCTCCTACATAAATTGAGAAAACTTGTTTTTCCCGTTGCCATTGCATGTACTTCGTGATGTTCCACACGTCATAAGTGGAATGCTAATTGTTCATTTCATTCTAATTTGGACACCCctaattaatatatcttaaaAAATACATTATGATTGGAATTGTCATGAGTGAAAGGAGTCCCCGGCGTTTGCACGAGCTGATGCTGGTAGCCTAAATgcgataatatttttctattctagttATATGGTATTGCCCTTTTTAAATCGAAAGGCAGGCATGTTTCCGATGTCGGTCTGTTCATTCCCACGAATCAAAGTGCCGTGACACACCCCACCAAGCATAGGGCCGATACATTGTTACTAGTCAGTCTTAAGTCCtcagaatttttattattctgGTGCGTCCGCTCTCATAAAGTAATGTTTGTAAGTCTAGTATACTTGTggggaaattacaaaaatcgTCCCCGTACTATTAGCCAACTTCAGTTTCGGTCCATGTACTATACTTCATTATAGTTTAGTCCCTCAACTTTTCTGTGGCAACGATTTTGGGATTAAAATTTAATTCAGGGATAAATGCATTGGAAGTCTTAAAATTAgttatgaaagtgcaattagatcataaaaattttaaaatatgctGTTAAGTCCTAAAGCTTATTAGTATTTTCTGTTTGCCAAGTTAAACGGAGCAAATgaaaagacttgattgcacaaacttgacaaattttaatatttgattgcacttttgaaagttttaggatttaattatattttaataacaaattttagaacttctaGTACACTTATCTCTTTAATTTACAATCAATGTGAGAATGGAATATGCTGACTACGCATTGACAAATCAATATGTGGCACCTACGTATAAAAGtttcaataaaaattagacTTTCGATCCACGTgctaaaataaatatttaaattgagtCCTTGTACTTTGTTTTAGTTACCAAAACCAGtcctcctattttttttttcaacaaaaatttaatttctttcatcTTAATCCAAAATCTCATAGgaaagtcaaattgaaatacgagTGTTAGtttaaaattagtttaaaattgCTATATTTACAAGTTCAaccaatttaattgaaagacTTATTAAGATAAATGCCATCGTTAAGCATTTTCCATcactcaaatttgaagaagttaaatGATTGTACTTATTGGTCAAGTTTTAGCCATGATTTCACTTTTTaatagttttagaacttaattacacttttgcGACAAGTTTTTAGTCACTTGGTACATTTATTCCTTATTTAtccattaattaaaaaaactctTCTATTGTATTAccattttgcatttcttttttgcctTGATTACCGACGTTCTTGAATTTATTCACATGTTTTACAAAGTTCCACAAATATAATTGGAACAATTTATCTAAGTCAGACTAATAGAAGGTCGTAATTTTGTATAAGAATTGATATATTTAAGGTgttcataaaaatatcaaaacacCCTCAACTATATATCAATCATAAGAACAAAACTTGTTCTATTCAGAACAGTAGAATTCTCCTCTTATTTAAAAATCCATGTTGGGGCCTCACAATTGAATACAAAGAACGAATCTCCCTTCTTCATCATAATTCACATACCACACGCACAGCAAAAGAGTGAGAAGATGCCAATGAcgctttttctacttctttgcACGCTCAGCTTTTCCACCATCAGTGCTGCTGAATTCACACTCACCATAAGCAGACATTACTGCTCAAACTCAAGCACCATCGCTCCCAATAGCACCTACCAAGCCAACCTCATTCGTGTTCTTCATGATCTCGTCTCTAGTGCAAGTTCCGACCGTGATGAAGGATTTTCCGTCACATCGAGCGAGGCCGTCTATGGCAGCTTTATGTGCAGAGGAGATGTCTCGAAGACAGAGTGCATGGAATGCATCAAGAACGCGAGCGTTGAGATAACCCGCTTATGCCAGTTGACCAAAGTCTCTATCCTGTGGTACGATCAGTGCATGTTGCGCTATGCCGATGTGAATTTCTCCTCAACTGTAGAGATGGAACCTCTGTTGGACGATTACAATGGAGAGAACACAGAAAATCCAGATGATCTCGTGAAGCTACTGAACAAGACCTTGAATAGCGCTGCAAGAGAGGCTGCTTGGCATTCTTCTAGGATGTATGGCCATCGCGAGGCCAAGTTCACTCGGGAAAAAAAGTTGTACACGTTTGCACAGTGTGTGCGTTATCTTTCCAAGAACGATTGTTGGGAGTGCCTTCGCAATGCAACATCTAACCTCTTAAGCATCCAAAAGGGGAAAATCGGGGGCAGAGTGTTGCTTCCGAGTTGCTTTGTCCGGTCCGAGATTTACCCGTTTTATCAGAGAAGCTCAAAAGGTAAGGTAGCCCCTCATATTTTATTTGTCGAAGTTCATCATCATACTTGTTGTTTCTTCTAAGATAAACAGAATTCATGTTGTCCGCTTAAGCTGAGTCTTTGCTCTTCCAGATGTCATTAGAGTAGTCTGccagcaaaagaaattttttcttttcaattcagctacaaataaaatatttacagTTATATCACTCACAGCTCGTTTTAGTTAAGTACAGTCCATTTAATTGTCTGAAACAGCTTTCGAATGGAGTTGGGGAATATCCTGCTCTTATGTATGTGCTGGAAGATGAATTTATAACTGGAAGAAGCCACACTTTCTTGTATGTCAATGACACTATTAGCTGCGACAATGCAGGGACGGTGCCCTTTCAAGTGAAAATATCTGCCGCAACTTTCGCTGCTATTGTAGGATTGACGCTACCTATTTACATGATAGCTCAGCATTTActgagaggaagaagaagaagaagaggagttcTAAGAAGGGACAGCGAAAGTTGCATAGAAGAACATCCAATTGGTAACTCGGCAAAACAATGCTATTGCATAAATACAATTTATTGATTTCATTTCACTAGAGTCTAAAGATATGTGAACCATTTAACTGCCAGTTCAGAGGCAAATTTCTGAGCTCCGTTCCCTGCAATTTGATCTGCAAACAATAGAAGCCGCCACAAATAAGTTCTTGAACGACAACAAGTTAGGGGAAGGTGGATTTGGTCCAGTTTACAAGGTAATTAGGATGCTCAAAGATATCattcagcttttgatttatcAAGAAGCCAACACTAACTAATTCTCGTGTATATTCATAATGTAGTATTGTCGTTTACAGTGAAGCCTCTCGAAGCACcaggggatttttttttttttttttttttcatttacattAGTTAGATAGGAAAAATTTCGAGATTATGCATCTGGTTATCCTATTTCAATGCCCAATTGCATATACGCAATAACCAAAAGTATAACAAACGAAGAAACAATAAGATGTGTctattttggtaaatttgattttatgtcTATTCTGTTATCAGGGCACATTGCCTGGTGGTCAAGAAATTGCAGCAAAGAGGCTATCTAGGAGCTCTGGACAAGGTGTGGAGGAATTCAAGACCGAGGTTGAACTAGTAGCCAAACTTCAACACAGAAACCTGGTCAGGCTTCTGGGGTTCTCCATGGAAAGAGATGAAACGATACTGGTCTATGAATACGTGTCCAACGGGAGCCTCGATCGCTTGTTATTTGGTTTGCCTCTCTTTTATCTCCTTTTCACCACGTTAATTCTCCAGAATTTCAATCTAAATGATATGTTTCGTTAAGAGAAGATGAGACGAAAATGTTATTCTGGCTAAATGAAGACAAAATAGATATATTAGTGACAGCTGGACAACGTAATACAAATAAACATCTTGTTATTATTCTACTTAGTTTCTCCGTCACTTCATTTCTACATGCACGAATGCAACTTTAAAGATAGAACACAGTGAAGAAGTAGATAGGGAAAATGAATTACTTGATAATGAGAACATTGATCCAAAGTTTATGAAAGCAACTATATGTGATGATTTGGGCATGAGCATTTTGCCAGTATTAGTCGATGGAACTTACAGATTAATTTCTTGACTGATGAATAGATCCTGAGCTCAGGGGACAACTAGATTGGTCAGTACGTTACAAAGTCATGGTAGGGGTGGCGCGTGGACTGCTATACCTTCATGAAGATTCTCGGCTTCGAATTATTCATCGTGATCTCAAAGCTAGCAACATTTTGCTAGATGCTGACATGAACCCAAAAATATCTGATTTTGGTGCAGCCCGGATCTTCAAATCTGATCAGACTCAAGCAAGCACTAAAAGAATTGTTGGAACATAGTAAGTACAACATCGGTTAATCTGACTTGTTATTGGCAATGAACAATGTGCCATTGGCATTGACTTGGAGCATCTTCTTGACAAGCAAGAAAAGCAGACTCGTCCTAATTTGTTTCTGGCAGAATATGTCCATAGTTAAACATTCTCTCAACTGTGTTAACATATTGTGTTCAATGTAGTGGCTACATGTCCCCTGAGTATCTGACGTTTGGACACTTCTCCATAAAATCTGACGTCTTCAGCTATGGTGTGTTTATGCTGGAGATTATAACTGGCAAAAAAACAGCCAATTCTTCTCAGTGGACTGCGATGAGGACCTGCTAGGCTATGTGAGTATCTTAATAAAGCCATTCCTTTTGGCTAAAATCACTTTTAATAGAATTACAACAGTACTTTGAACAAAAATTACTAATATAACTATTCTTTTAGGTTTGGAAGCACTGGAGCAATGGAATGCCATTGAAAGTAGTGGACCTAGCTTTAAGTGGTGCTTATTCTGTGAACGAAGTGATCAGATGCATGCACATTGGCTTACTCTGTGTCCAAGATGACATGGAAGACCGCCCTACCATGGATTCAGTGATTCTGATGTTAAACAGCGATTCTATTAGCATACCAGTGCCTCAAAGACCTTCGTTCTTCTTTCCTGGTAAGAAGTGCAAACAGGCACCTTGTGGTCTGAACTCTGATCGATCAAACAGCAAAGTGGACCAATCTGTTAGCAACATAATGTCGCCGGGGTCTCCGAGTAATAGCAATCATGCTGATCCAGGTCCATGGTAATCGAGATTTTGAGGCTATCATTTAGACGATTCATTGTTTAGATTACCAGATAAATTGTGTGGGTACGCTTCATAGCACATCATTGCCAGGATTCTGTTAAAGGATTGCAATGGTGGATACCTTTGATGAAAAAGTGGATATCACTTTTGCAAATAACGTTTATGATGGTAGCCTCTAAAAGGTTTTCCAGAGCAATCAGTGGACTCCGATATCTATTGCCATTACCGAATCTGTCATCATTTAGTCAGAGATCACCATCGTCTGAGtttctgaaaattttagaaGCTTTTGCACGTTATGGCGTTagcattttgaactttctcaaTAGTTTCTCAAGAAGTCTGCCTGAACTTATTGGCTGCTAAAATGTTCCACGGAGGATCTTATTCACCCTGCGCGTAAAGTATTCTCAGCCAATCACTCACGCAGAGTAATGCAAACCTGCTTTCAATATCTTTCTTCTATCTTCTTGACCTCAAACAGATACACAATATTCCAGCAATTAAAAGAGATAATCCAACAGCTAGGATTATGATAACGAGGGCAATATGACCTGAGTTTGTATTTATCCCGAAAAAGGAAGAGCTCTCATGTTAGATAATAAACTCATAGACATCAATCAGTGTTGAGAACCAATTACCAAAACTAGTTTTTAGGAGGGCCTGCACATTGAAAGGAGGACATAGTGTTATTCTATCAGTTTCAGATGAAAACTTCAGACACCGGCATATTAGTGAATACATATGGACAATGTCTAAGGTGGAATATCAGCTGGCAAGTAGACCTCAAGTTTCTTGTGTTATATTAGGGTGACCAAACTGAAGTCGGACAGATGAAATCAAAGTGTTTCAAACTAGATGAGGATTTGATAATTATTGCTATCCCATTCCTCCAAACGTTCCACAACTTTGTCCTCAGTTTCACCGGTAATAATAGTAGGTGACGAATATCACTGATAACATATCGCCAAATCTACCTCCTctcaaaaaatcaaatgttt
This region includes:
- the LOC104441143 gene encoding cysteine-rich receptor-like protein kinase 5 translates to MPMTLFLLLCTLSFSTISAAEFTLTISRHYCSNSSTIAPNSTYQANLIRVLHDLVSSASSDRDEGFSVTSSEAVYGSFMCRGDVSKTECMECIKNASVEITRLCQLTKVSILWYDQCMLRYADVNFSSTVEMEPLLDDYNGENTENPDDLVKLLNKTLNSAAREAAWHSSRMYGHREAKFTREKKLYTFAQCVRYLSKNDCWECLRNATSNLLSIQKGKIGGRVLLPSCFVRSEIYPFYQRSSKGTVPFQVKISAATFAAIVGLTLPIYMIAQHLLRGRRRRRGVLRRDSESCIEEHPIVQRQISELRSLQFDLQTIEAATNKFLNDNKLGEGGFGPVYKGTLPGGQEIAAKRLSRSSGQGVEEFKTEVELVAKLQHRNLVRLLGFSMERDETILVYEYVSNGSLDRLLFDPELRGQLDWSVRYKVMVGVARGLLYLHEDSRLRIIHRDLKASNILLDADMNPKISDFGAARIFKSDQTQASTKRIVGTYGYMSPEYLTFGHFSIKSDVFSYGVFMLEIITGKKTANSSQWTAMRTC
- the LOC120292509 gene encoding cysteine-rich receptor-like protein kinase 4, encoding MPLKVVDLALSGAYSVNEVIRCMHIGLLCVQDDMEDRPTMDSVILMLNSDSISIPVPQRPSFFFPGKKCKQAPCGLNSDRSNSKVDQSVSNIMSPGSPSNSNHADPGPWIAMVDTFDEKVDITFANNVYDGSL